AGAGCTCCATGACGCCGCGATAGAGGCCGAAATCGCCCAGCGGATTGTCACCCCGCACGATCGCGAGCATGGCGGCCAGCGCCGGGTCGTCCTCCAGCGCCTGCCGATCGCCAGCGAGCAGGCGGGCCAGTACCGGTTCCGCCACGGGGCAATGGATGCGCAGGGCGCAGGCGGGGCGGAGATCGTACTGGCGCGTCATAGGACCACCGATAGGCGTTATGGCCGGCGCAGGCCAGTGCTGCGGAGTGAGCCGTTCCCACCCCCGACCCCTCCCGCAAGCGGGAGGGGAGTGAGACTTGCGCCGCCGCAGGCGGTGTTAGTCGCAGCGGAGTGGGCTTTCCGCGCTCCGTCTTTGCAAGCGATACAATCGCCAAAACAAAAGGCGCCCGGACCGAAGTCCGGACGCCCCTTGGTGATCGTGTCCCTTGCGGGCGGCGCGGATCAGGCGCTGTAGTACATGTCGAACTCGACGGCCGATGGCGTGGTTTCCCAGCGCATCACTTCCGGCCACTTCAGTTCGATGTAGGCTTCGATCTGGTCCTTGGTGAACACGCCACCCTGGATCAGGAAGTCGTGGTCGGCGGTCAGCGCGTCCAGCGCTTCTCGCAGCGAACCGCAGACGGTCGGCACGGCGGCGAGTTCTTCCGGCGGCAGATCGTAGAGGTTCTTGTCCATGGCTTCGCCCGGGTGGATCTTGTTCTTGATCCCGTCGAGACCGGCCATGAGCAGCGCGGCGTAGCACAGGTAGGGGTTGGCCATCGCGTCGGGGAAGCGGAATTCCACGCGCTTGGCCTTGTCACCGGCGCCATAGGGGATGCGGCACGAAGCCGAACGGTTGCGCGCCGAATAGGCGAGCAGCACGGGCGCTTCATAGCCCGGCACCAGGCGCTTGTAGCTGTTGGTGGTCGGGTTGGTGAAGGCGTTCAGCGCCTTGGCGTGCTTGATCACGCCGCCGATGAAATAGAGGCACATGTCCGACAGGCCGGCATAGCCGTTGCCGGCAAACAGGGGCTTGCCCGCGTCCCAGATCGAGATGTGGGTGTGCATGCCCGAGCCGTTGTCGGTCTTGATCGGCTTCGGCATGAACGTGGCGGTCTTGCCATAGGCGTGCGCGACCTGCTGCACCACGTACTTGTAAACCTGCATGCGGTCGGCGGTGGTCACGAGCGTGCCGAAGGTCAGGCCCAGTTCGTGCTGCGCCGAGGCCACTTCGTGGTGGTGCTTGTCGCAGGGCAGGCCCATCTCGATCATGGTCGAGACCATTTCGCCACGCACGTCGACCAGGCTGTCGACCGGGGCGACCGGGAAGTAGCCGCCCTTGGCGCGCGGACGGTGCGCCAGGTTGCCGCCTTCGTAGTCCTTGTTCGAGTTGGTCGGCAGTTCGATGTCGTCGATCGAGAAGCCGTTGCCGTTGTAGCCGTCGTAGAACTTCACGTCGTCGAACACGAAGAATTCGGCTTCCGGGCCGACATAGACGGTATCGCCGATGCCCGAGGACTTGACGAAAGCTTCGGCGCGCTTCGCGGTTGAGCGCGGGTCGCGGGCATAGAGTTCGCCGGTCGAGGGTTCGACGATGTCGCAGACCAGGATCATCATCGGCGTCGCGCTGAACGGATCGATGTAAACCGCGTCGAGATCCGGCTTGAGGATCATGTCGGATTCGTTGATGGCCTTCCAGCCTTCGATCGACGAACCGTCGAACATCAGGCCGT
The Novosphingobium sp. EMRT-2 genome window above contains:
- the glnA gene encoding type I glutamate--ammonia ligase; translation: MASAKDILARIKDEEIEWVDLRFTDPKGKWQHLTMVASVLGEDELEDGLMFDGSSIEGWKAINESDMILKPDLDAVYIDPFSATPMMILVCDIVEPSTGELYARDPRSTAKRAEAFVKSSGIGDTVYVGPEAEFFVFDDVKFYDGYNGNGFSIDDIELPTNSNKDYEGGNLAHRPRAKGGYFPVAPVDSLVDVRGEMVSTMIEMGLPCDKHHHEVASAQHELGLTFGTLVTTADRMQVYKYVVQQVAHAYGKTATFMPKPIKTDNGSGMHTHISIWDAGKPLFAGNGYAGLSDMCLYFIGGVIKHAKALNAFTNPTTNSYKRLVPGYEAPVLLAYSARNRSASCRIPYGAGDKAKRVEFRFPDAMANPYLCYAALLMAGLDGIKNKIHPGEAMDKNLYDLPPEELAAVPTVCGSLREALDALTADHDFLIQGGVFTKDQIEAYIELKWPEVMRWETTPSAVEFDMYYSA